TAGATTCCGGCCATGCTGAACGCCGCCGATCTTCCCGATGATGTTGCCGCCCTGAAGGCGATGCTGATTGCGGCGCAGGCACGCGAGGCAGGCAAGGACGCCCAGATTGTCCGCAAAGATGAGCGGATCGAACGGCTGGAGAAACTGGTTGCCGCCTTCAAGCAAGCGGCCTTCGGGCGCAAGTCCGAGAAGACCGATCCCGACCAATTCGATCTGGCACTTGAAGACCTGGAAACGGCAATGGCCGCGATCCATGCCGAGGATGAGGCGGACGCCCCCTTGGGCAAGCGGTTCATCAAGCCACGAGCGACCAATCGCGGCTCTCTTCCAAAGCATCTTCCTCGTGTCGAAGAGGTGATCGAGCCGGAAAGCCTGATCTGCGCCTGCGGCGGATGCCTGCATTGCATCGGCGACGATGTGTCCGAGAGGCTGGACGTGATCCCGGCCCAGTTCCGCGTCATCGTCACACGCCGCCCCAAATATGCCTGCCGCGCCTGCACCGACGGCGTCGTTCAGGCCCCAGCTCCTGCACGTCTGATCCAGGCTGGGTTGCCGACGGAAGCGACGGTCGCCCATGTGCTGGTCTCCAAATATGCCGATCACCTTCCTTTGTATCGGCAGGCTCAGATCATGAGCCGCCAAGATATTGATCTCGACAGGTCCACACTTGCCGATTGGGTCGGTCGCGCAGCCTTCGAATTGTGTCCCGTCTTTGATGCGCTGATCTCCGACCTGAAGCGTTCGAGCAAGCTCTTCATGGACGAGACCCGTGCCCCCGTGCTTGATCCCGGCTCCCGTAAAACCAAGACAGGATACTTCTGGGCCTTGGCTCGTGATGATCGTCCATGGGGCGGTGGTGCGCCACCAGGCGTCGCCTTCACCTACACTCCCGGTCGCGGGGGCATTCATGCCGAACGGATATTGCAGGGCTTCTCGGGCATTCTGCAGGTCGATGGCTATGCCGGATACAACAGGCTGATCGCGCCAGACCGGATTGGCCCGGACATTCGGCTTGCCTATTGTTGGGCCCACGCTCGTCGCAAGCTGGTGGAGATCACCCGCAACGGAGCAGCACCGATTGCCGAGGACGGCGTCAAACGGATCGGCGAACTCTACCGGATCGAAGCCGAATTGCGCGGCCTTCATCCGCAGGCTCGCCTCGCCGGGCGACAGGAACGATCAGCCTCGCTGGTAACCGAATTGGAAACATGGCTCGTTCATCACCGTGCCCGTGTTGCGGCCAAATCGCCGCTTGGCGAAGCCTTGAAATACATCGCCAAATACTGGGAGGGTCTGCTTCTCTTCCTCGCCGACGGCCGCATCGAAATCGACAACAACAGCGTGGAGCGAACCATCCGGCCGATAGCCCTCAATCGGAAGAACGCACTCTTCGCCGGCCATGACGCTGGAGCCGAAAACTGGGCCATCATCGCCTCGCTCGTTGAGACCTGCAAACTCAACGCCGTTGATCCGCAGGCCTATCTGACCAGGACACTTACCGCCATCGTCAACGGTCATAAACAGAGCCGGATCGATGAGCTGCTTCCTTGGAATTATCCTGCCAAGGTGTGAGCGGAACACCGCTTACAATTTTTCCAGCAATAGCTTCGTCATATTGAAGTGCATCAACTATATCCCGCCGCACACCATTGAATCGGCGTTGTCGGCGATAGCGGTGTTGTGCCATCTCAACATATATTTTCTCTTCATTGTTACTGTTAGGTTGAAGGTTGCCAACGAAATCGTCCATCTACCCCTGAAGATAAAGATACTGTGGGTGTTTCTTGATGATATCGGTAGTGAGTACCCTTTTTTGTGCGAGCGCCTCTTCCACATAATCACTCAAGAATTCTCTAACACTTGAAGCGACTTGGCGGCGAATGAGGCGTCCTTCCTCAGGGTCGAAGATGAAGTCGGTACGTTGTGGGTTGACGTGAGTGTCGAGATAGTCACCCGTCACTGTACCGACGTATATCTGTTCGCCGTCGAGCAGTTTTAAACCGATCTGCTCATCGATGCCATACTCCTTCACTCCACGGTCATTCGCACAAAAACACATCCAGTTATTTACCGGTCCGCGAGGCCGGATGCTTTTTTCGCATTTCATATGTCGAATAATTATTGGTTGCCTTTCGCCTTCTATTTCTACTTCTATTATCTGTTCTACGGACTGATTAATCCTCTCCTCGAACTCTGTTTGGAGGTCCGTCGTACCGTCGTCATGCAAACATATGCGTGGCGATTTATCTCCGGCAAAGACCGGCAAGAAGTGCGCGAGAATTCGGAGAACAATCGTATCTGATTTGACCGGACACTTCGTGCCATACGACTCCACAAATTCAGATAGTACGATGGTAGTGCCCGGCTCCTTGGGAACCGGACCAGTCGGATTCATGGTGTCGATCTGGTTTTTTTCGCGCAGCACAAAATCGAACGCTATTTGCTCAAGCCCTGAACCGTTCTGAAAGGCCGAGCTAATAGAAATCTTTCTGAACACCTTCAGCCAGCCGAGTCGCCCAACACCTTTGCCACCCTTCTTTATTTTGTGCCGGGAGAAGGGGGTGCAGAACGACGCAAAATTCTCATTGTTGAGTCCGATACCATTGTCCTTAACAATGAACCCGACAACGGGGGAACTGCCATCTGGAAGTCCTCCCCGGAGAATGTCGATATCAATACGGCCATGTTTCACCAAGCCGTCATCACCGAACCGTTCATTGATCGCGTGCAGGGAATTGCTGATCGCCTCGAACAAGGGCAACAGGGCATTACCTTCTGAAGGTCTGAGAGGAAGTCGTGCAACCTGACCAACAACGTCGCTGTGTAAATCTGCCATTTTGACCTCCCGATTACAAATGACGGATACAACCTAAGGGCGGTGGCGCGCAACTATTCATTTTCTGAGGTAAACTCGAAATGGCGGAAAAGTGCGCGTTTAGCCAGCGGGTGAATCCTAGCCGAGAGATTCCACAAATGTCTGGGGTCCGGATGGTTTGGTAGAGTGAGCCGTTATGCAATGACTCGGTATTCGTTGGTTATCTCCGTGAGATTGATACATTGAACTTCCCGACGGATCCGACCGAGGGTGGCGATCGATGGAAGAGCGGACAGTGCGCCTTCTCAACTTGCTCGGTCGTATATTGTTCACAAAGCTCTCTCAGAAAGGGGCCGCGGCCTATAAATCATTAACGGCGGCTCCGGCATGTGGCTGTCTAGGCGGTTCTGGGAGTGCAAGCGTTTTGCTGAGCTGATTCAGCCTAAAAGCCAAAACGATCTCATGCGTGGGTCGTGCCTGTGATGGCAATTGATATGCCGTAAACATTAGGCTTTGGTGTCTCACAAAATCGCTGTCGAGGGTTTTTCGGTGGTTCTGACTGCGGCCGTGCTTACCTCTAATAAACAGCCTCATTTATCATTTCATAACTGGTGTCATCCGTGCGCTGCGCGTCTCGCTATTCCATCGATTGCGTGATGATCGAACGGAACGTGGCGGCTGCAAGCGCCACAAAACTATACTTTACAGTCAAATAGAATGACATTATATTGAACATATAGTCACAGATTAAATAGCTTAAAATGCATACTCTGACATACTGAAAGATAAAAAGTACAATTATATCAATATGTTAGATATTCTTCCTTTTCTTCGTAATGATGGGGTCGCAGGTTCGAGTCCTGCAAGCGGCACCACTTTCCTGCGCTCCTCGTCTCGGGGTGCCCATCGTTTGGTTCCCACTTTTTGGTCACAGAGTTGCGCGGTTTGACAGCTTTCGCGTGTGATCGGCACATTTGGGTGGCAGGGGCTGAGGCTCGCTGACAGGCTGCCAAGGTTGCCGCTTACGCAAGCCATTTCGTCAGCTCTTGTTCGGGTCTTCCGGTTCGCCTGCTTCCGGCATTTCTTCGAACCCGTGATCTGGCTCCGCCGGAAACGACAGCGCGGCCGAGAGCTCATGCACTTCACCGCCAAGCGGTTGCTGGGTTGTTTCATCATCGAGCAGTGCGGCTATTCGCTCGAGACCAGCCAGAATCATCGCCTGTTCCCAATCCGGTATGTCGGCAAACGCTTCCAGAAACCGTTGATGGAGCGGGTCTGGCGCGGTCTCGAGTGCGGTGTGCCCAGCATCGGTAAGGGAAACCCAGTATTTTCGGCGGTCCGTTTCACTGCGCCGGCGCGTGAGATAATCAAACCGCACCAGTTTTTCGATCAGCGCGGTGGCGCTGGCCGGTGCGACCCCGGCTCGCTGAGCGATCGCTTTTGGTGTGACTTCATGCAGGCTCTTGACCAGCCGCAGGACCAGCAGCTGGGCGGTCGTCAGCCCTGTCGAGCGGGCGAGTGCACGGTCATTGCGTTCGGCAATGTCCAGTACGCCGCGTAAAGCCGCAAGGCAACTCAAAGCCCGGTCCATTCGGCCACTCACTTTAAAAACAATCTGACTACCCTGTTTAATCCTCAGTAGCAGGTCGCGCAATTGAAATTCCCGATGCCGAAATGAATTCTCCTTCTTTCCGCCATAAATAGTTTAAAAAACGAATTAGATTTTGCTGCGCTGCGAAAGAGATATTGTATATAACTAAACAAAAACAATATCTTATTTGCAAAATGGGGAAGACCGCAGTTAAATATGATTTAGGGTTGTAAACGATCTCGTAATCCGTATGGTTCGGAAAACGAACAAAAACGAGGAATTTATGCGTCCCCATATCCTTAGAAACGAGGCCAGCAACCCGAACAGGAATGTTATTAAGTTCCGCACACCGGAACCCGAAGACGGGTCCCTGATCTGGCAGCTCATTCGCGAATGCGAGCCACTCGACCGCAATTCGATGTACTGCAATCTGCTGCAGTGCGACCATTTCGCAGATACCTGTGTAGTGGCTGAAAAGGATGGCGACATTGTTGGCTGGGTGTCGGGCTACATAGTTCCCTCCGACCCCGATACGCTGTTCGTCTGGCAGGTGGCGGTATCCGATCGCGCCCGCGGAATGGGTGTCGCCAAGAGGATGCTGAACGAACTGGTCTCGCGGAAATGCTGCGCCGGCGTTTCAACTCTGAAGACCACGATCACACGCGACAATGATGCCAGCTGGGCGCTGTTCAACGCTTTCGCCGACCAGAACAACGCGCCTCTCGCCCATGATGCCCATTACGTGCGCGACGATCACTTTGATGGTCGCCACGCCACCGAGCACATGGTGACGATCGCCCCTTTTGGCGAGCGCAAGTCAGCAGCAGCCTGACCCCCGGCGCATCCCTGTTATCCCAACACTAGAGGTTCCCATGACCATTGAAACAACGGTTGATACAGCCGTGTTCGAACGCCGCGAGTCCGAAGCGCGCAGCTATTGCCGCAGCTTCCCGGTGGTCTTCACGAGCGCTGAGAATGCGACATTAACTGACCAGAACGGGCGAGAATATATCGATTTTCTCGCCGGTTGTTCGTCGCTCAACTACGGCCACAATGACCCCGACATGAAGGCAGCCCTGATCGATTACATCAGTGGCGACGGGGTTGCGCACGGGCTCGACATGTTCACCAGTGCCAAGGCCGATTTTCTGGAGACTTTCGAGGAACTGATCCTCAAGCCGCGTGGCATGGACCACAAGGTGATGTTCACCGGCCCTACGGGCACCAATGCCGTTGAAGCTGCGATGAAGCTTGCGCGCAAGGTCACTGGTCGCAACACCATCATCGCGTTCACAAACGGCTTTCACGGCATGACGCTCGGCGCGCTGAGCGCAACCGGCAACTCGGGCAAGCGCGATGGTGCGAGTACGCCTCTGACCGGAATTGCCCGCATGCCCTATGAAGGCGCCTTCGGTGCCGCAGCTGATACCCTGGCCCAGATCGAGATGATGCTGAGCAACCCTTCCAGCGGGCTCGATGCGCCGGCAGCCATCATTGTCGAGCCGGTGCAGGGCGAAGGTGGGCTGAATGCGGCTTCCAAGAAATGGATGCAGGGCATTGCCCGGCTCGCCAAAAAGCACGGCGCCCTGTTGATCATCGACGATATTCAAGCTGGCATCGGCCGCACCGGCAGGTTCTTCAGCACCGAGGAATTCGGCATCGACCCGGATATGATCACGCTTGCCAAGTCACTGTCGGGAATGGGGCTGCCTTTCGCCACGTTGCTGCTGAAGCCGGAACTCGATGTTTGGCAGCCCGCCGAGCACAATGGTACATTCCGCGGCAACAACCATGCCTTCGTGACGGCCACCGTGGCGCTGAAAAAATTCTGGGCCGATGACACTTTTGTCAAACAACTCGGCGACAAGGCTGCCTTTCTGGAGCGGCGTCTGGAACTGATGCGGGACAAGTTTCTGTCGGGTGCGACGATCAAGGGTCGCGGCATGATGCGGGGTATCGACGTTGGCTCGGGCGAGCTTGCGGCGGAAATCTGCGCGGACTGCTTCGACAATGGTTTGATCATCGAGACATCGGGTGCCCATGACGAAGTCGTCAAGGTGTTGGCACCGCTGACCATCCCGATGGAGCAGTTCAGTGTTGGGCTCGATATTCTTGAATCAGCAATCGCTGAAAACACATCGTTTCTTCGCATCGCCGCCGAATAGGAGCCAACAATGATCATTCGCGATTTCAACGAACTGATAAATACTGACCGGACGGTAGCCGATGCCAAGTGGAAATCGGTGCGGATGCTGCTTGCCGATGACGGCATGGGGTTCAGCTTCCACATCACGGTTATCGAAGCCGGATCGGAGCACACATTCCACTACAAGCACCATTTCGAGAGCGTCTATTGCATCTCGGGCAAGGGCGCGATCACGGATCTGGCGAACGGCGAGACCCACCAGATCAAGCCCGGCGTGATGTACGCCCTGGATGCTCACGACAAGCATACGCTGGTTGCCGAAGAACAGCTGGTGCTCGCCTGTTGCTTCAACCCGCCGGTGACCGGAACGGAAGTGCACAGGGAAGACGGGTCATACGCACCGGCCTCAACCGACGCCTGACCCCGAAATACCATCTTCCGTTTTAAAACAGCATAGAGGAGGTCGGCGTTGATGACGCCGGCCAAGGAATTTTGTCATGAGTACGCATACAGTTGAAAAAATCGGCGGCACATCAATGAGCCGGTCAGACGAGTTGGTCGACACCTTGTTTCTGGGCAACCGCGAAGGCGCCGATTTTTACGACCGCGTATTTGTCGTCTCTGCCTATGGCGGCATCACCGACCTGTTGCTGGAAGCCAAGAAAACCGGAACGCCCGGGGTCTACGGGCTGTTTGCGGCTTCCGATTCAAGCCTCGCCTGGAGCGAGGCGCTCGACAGTACTTTTGAAAAAATGTCGGAAATCCATAACCGCCTTCTCGAGCATCCGGCCGACCGCAGGACAGCGGACGGCTTCATACGCGAACGCATCGAGGGCGCGCGCAGATGTCTCATAGACCTGCAGCGGCTCTGCTCTTACGGGCACTTTCGGCTCAACGAACACATGATGACAATCCGCGAATTGCTCTCCGGGCTGGGCGAAACGCACTCGGCATTTACCACTGCCCTGATGCTGCAGCGGCGCGGTGTGAATGCCCGCTTTGTGGATCTCACCGGCTGGCGCGACGAAAGCGAGCCCGATCTCGGTGAACGGATCGAGCGTGAATTCAGCGATATCGACCTGAAGACCGAATTGCCCATCGTCACCGGCTACGCACAGTGCAGGGAAGGCTTGATGAAGCTTTATGACCGCGGATATTCCGAGGTGACTTTTGCCCGGATCGCAGCTGCGACCGCCGCACGCGAAGCGGTGATTCACAAGGAATTCCACCTGTCGAGCGCCGACCCGAAGGTCGTTGGCGCGAATTCTGTTCGCAAGATCGGCCAGACCAATTTCGAAGTTGCCGACCAATTGTCCAATCTGGGCATGGAAGCCATTCACCCGCGCGCAGCCAAGATCCTCAGGCAGTCCGATATCGCCTTGCGCGTTGCCAACGCCTTTGAACCATCCGATCCCGGAACACTGATTGACGCCGAACCGGGTGGCGATGCACGGGTGGAAATGGTCACAGGCCTTGATGTTCTCGGCCTTGAGGTTTTCGAGCAGGATATGGTGGGCGTCAAAGGCTATGACGCAACGATCCTGAAGGCTCTGACCCGTCATGCGGTGCGTATCGTTTCAAAGCACTCAAATGCCAACACCATCACCCACTATGTGGATGCCTCGTTGAAGTCCGCCCGCCGCGTCGAACACGAGATCGCCGAGGCCTATCCGTCTGCCCGTGTGCACACCCAGAGCGTTGCGCTTGTCAGCGCGGTGGGGCGCAACCTGAAAGGCGTGCCGGTCTGTCTGGATGGGCTGAATGCATTGGGCGAGGCGGGCATCACGCCGATTGCCCTGCACCAGGGTGGCCGGTCGGTCGACGTGCAGTTCATTGTCGAGCGCAAACACAAGCAAGCCGCAATCTGTGCCCTGCACAAAGCCTTGGTGGAAAGCAGCGCTGAAACAGGAAGTTCCGCCAGCGTGGGCACTCAGGAAAACCTGATGAAAACTGCGGCTTAACGGGCCCTCTGGTTGGAAAATCCGCCCAAAATAGACCTTTAGTTCAGCCCCTATTTCACATATAGATCACAGATTTGGTGATATTATTGGCAGATTTTGCTATAAAAATCAATGTCATACACACATCAGAACAGACGCACCTCACGTCACCCGGCGGGTGAAAGCAAAAAGTCCCCTTTGCGGGTCGATTTTGACCGCCGACTGAAGCTGGATTCCACGGTTCCAAGATTACCTCCGACGGTGGGCTTCTCGCCTATCGAGAGCTTGATGACGCCCTTGGCCTGACCGAGGTTGCCGGTCATGTTTTTCAGGACAGCCGTACTGGCAAGAACGGATGGCATGGCATGACGGGTCAGTTCCGCCAATCTCTGTTTGGTCGCGTTGGCGGTTATGAAGACGTGAACGATGCCGAGCGCCTGGGTCATGATCCCGCCATGTGTTGGGTTGTTGGCGGCAAGGCCGTCGAAAGACAGGCTGTATCAAGCAGCCAGATGGGGCGCTTCGAGACTAAAATTCTGGCGGCCGATGCTAACTTTGAATCCCTGACCGATATGAGCGGGGCGTGGATTGACCGTGTTCATGACCGCCGTCCACCGAAGATGATCATTCTCGACATGGACAGTAGCGTTAGCCCGACCCATGGCGAACAGGAGGGAACGGCATACAACGGCCACTTCGGCTGCAGCTGCTATCATCCGCTATTCCTGTTCAACCAGTTCGGTGATCTGGAAAGATGCTCCCTGCGCCCCGGCAATGTCCACAGCGCCGATGGTTGGCGTGCTGTTCTGGAGCCGGTGGTGAACCGCTACAAGGAAAAGAAGGTTCGGCTTTATTTTCGTCGCGACGCGGCATTCGC
This DNA window, taken from Hoeflea algicola, encodes the following:
- the ectB gene encoding diaminobutyrate--2-oxoglutarate transaminase — its product is MTIETTVDTAVFERRESEARSYCRSFPVVFTSAENATLTDQNGREYIDFLAGCSSLNYGHNDPDMKAALIDYISGDGVAHGLDMFTSAKADFLETFEELILKPRGMDHKVMFTGPTGTNAVEAAMKLARKVTGRNTIIAFTNGFHGMTLGALSATGNSGKRDGASTPLTGIARMPYEGAFGAAADTLAQIEMMLSNPSSGLDAPAAIIVEPVQGEGGLNAASKKWMQGIARLAKKHGALLIIDDIQAGIGRTGRFFSTEEFGIDPDMITLAKSLSGMGLPFATLLLKPELDVWQPAEHNGTFRGNNHAFVTATVALKKFWADDTFVKQLGDKAAFLERRLELMRDKFLSGATIKGRGMMRGIDVGSGELAAEICADCFDNGLIIETSGAHDEVVKVLAPLTIPMEQFSVGLDILESAIAENTSFLRIAAE
- a CDS encoding ectoine synthase, whose protein sequence is MIIRDFNELINTDRTVADAKWKSVRMLLADDGMGFSFHITVIEAGSEHTFHYKHHFESVYCISGKGAITDLANGETHQIKPGVMYALDAHDKHTLVAEEQLVLACCFNPPVTGTEVHREDGSYAPASTDA
- a CDS encoding aspartate kinase; its protein translation is MSTHTVEKIGGTSMSRSDELVDTLFLGNREGADFYDRVFVVSAYGGITDLLLEAKKTGTPGVYGLFAASDSSLAWSEALDSTFEKMSEIHNRLLEHPADRRTADGFIRERIEGARRCLIDLQRLCSYGHFRLNEHMMTIRELLSGLGETHSAFTTALMLQRRGVNARFVDLTGWRDESEPDLGERIEREFSDIDLKTELPIVTGYAQCREGLMKLYDRGYSEVTFARIAAATAAREAVIHKEFHLSSADPKVVGANSVRKIGQTNFEVADQLSNLGMEAIHPRAAKILRQSDIALRVANAFEPSDPGTLIDAEPGGDARVEMVTGLDVLGLEVFEQDMVGVKGYDATILKALTRHAVRIVSKHSNANTITHYVDASLKSARRVEHEIAEAYPSARVHTQSVALVSAVGRNLKGVPVCLDGLNALGEAGITPIALHQGGRSVDVQFIVERKHKQAAICALHKALVESSAETGSSASVGTQENLMKTAA
- the ectA gene encoding diaminobutyrate acetyltransferase — protein: MRPHILRNEASNPNRNVIKFRTPEPEDGSLIWQLIRECEPLDRNSMYCNLLQCDHFADTCVVAEKDGDIVGWVSGYIVPSDPDTLFVWQVAVSDRARGMGVAKRMLNELVSRKCCAGVSTLKTTITRDNDASWALFNAFADQNNAPLAHDAHYVRDDHFDGRHATEHMVTIAPFGERKSAAA
- a CDS encoding MarR family winged helix-turn-helix transcriptional regulator; this translates as MDRALSCLAALRGVLDIAERNDRALARSTGLTTAQLLVLRLVKSLHEVTPKAIAQRAGVAPASATALIEKLVRFDYLTRRRSETDRRKYWVSLTDAGHTALETAPDPLHQRFLEAFADIPDWEQAMILAGLERIAALLDDETTQQPLGGEVHELSAALSFPAEPDHGFEEMPEAGEPEDPNKS
- the tnpC gene encoding IS66 family transposase — protein: MLNAADLPDDVAALKAMLIAAQAREAGKDAQIVRKDERIERLEKLVAAFKQAAFGRKSEKTDPDQFDLALEDLETAMAAIHAEDEADAPLGKRFIKPRATNRGSLPKHLPRVEEVIEPESLICACGGCLHCIGDDVSERLDVIPAQFRVIVTRRPKYACRACTDGVVQAPAPARLIQAGLPTEATVAHVLVSKYADHLPLYRQAQIMSRQDIDLDRSTLADWVGRAAFELCPVFDALISDLKRSSKLFMDETRAPVLDPGSRKTKTGYFWALARDDRPWGGGAPPGVAFTYTPGRGGIHAERILQGFSGILQVDGYAGYNRLIAPDRIGPDIRLAYCWAHARRKLVEITRNGAAPIAEDGVKRIGELYRIEAELRGLHPQARLAGRQERSASLVTELETWLVHHRARVAAKSPLGEALKYIAKYWEGLLLFLADGRIEIDNNSVERTIRPIALNRKNALFAGHDAGAENWAIIASLVETCKLNAVDPQAYLTRTLTAIVNGHKQSRIDELLPWNYPAKV